From a single Porites lutea chromosome 10, jaPorLute2.1, whole genome shotgun sequence genomic region:
- the LOC140950306 gene encoding uncharacterized protein KIAA1958-like: MASGDSKFEDLSEADIDSLIDDAVPKNTKKATAWGISVLKDWLSKKYPSEVLESLSPEVLSERLKKFYQELRKSPTEHYSASAHLSIRAAIDRHLNTLPEFSGISIVRDPLFKIANKSLSAKLKQLKAQGFAKVQHHPSISPEDIQKCYETKVFSDETPISLLRVNWFNISLHFCRRGRENLRSLTPDSFVIKKDANGGEYVEMSISEKTKNHQGGLGDKADESDPKMFSTGMSNCPVKYFKKFLSVLNPNQTALFQKPKRNFLPSDEIWFENSPIGVNKLGDMMKEISLAASLSKVYTNHCVRSTTISALDEAGIPIHRIMQTSGHRSESSVKSYCDRQSLEKYKESSNILARVGHDSKESTSGAVVGAVNNIENLTQNSQSHNVQNVVANLNHSPTLNVLSRAEFKDCQININITKK, from the exons ATGGCTTCGGGCGACTCAAAGTTTGAAGATTTGTCCGAAGCAGACATCGATTCCCTCATTGATGATGCAGTTCCTAAAAACACCAAGAAAGCAACTGCTTGGGGAATATCTGTTTTGAAAG actggttatccaaaaaatacccaagtgaggTTTTGGAAAGTCTTTCACCAGAAGTTCTCTCTGAGAGGTTAAAGAAATTCTATCAAGAATTAAGGAAATCGCCGACAGAGCATTACAGTGCTTCAGCGCACTTGTCCATCAGAGCGGCCATTGATCGCCACTTGAACACACTGCCAGAGTTTAGCGGCATTTCTATCGTACGAGATCCgctatttaaaattgcaaataaatcccTGAGTGCTAAACTAAAACAGCTTAAAGCTCAAGGCTTTGCGAAAGTTCAACATCATCCATCTATTTCTCCCGAAGACATCCAAAAGTGCTAcgagacgaaagttttcagtgaCGAAACCCCAATAAGTTTACTTCGCGTGAACTGGTTCAACATCAGCCTTCACTTCTGTCGCCGTGGAAGGGAAAATCTTCGATCCTTAACACCAGATAGTTTTGTCATTAAGAAAGATGCAAACGGCGGTGAATATGTGGAGATGTCTATcagtgaaaaaacgaaaaaccacCAAGGCGGTCTCGGAGATAAAGCCGACGAAAGTGATCCAAAAATGTTCAGCACTGGAATGTCAAATTGtcctgtaaaatatttcaaaaagtttctcaGCGTCCTCAATCCTAATCAAACTGCACTGTTtcagaaaccaaagagaaattttctccCTAGCGACGAAATATGGTTTGAAAATTCACCGATTGGAGTGAATAAACTGGGTGACATGATGAAGGAAATATCGCTCGCGGCAAGCTTGAGCAAGGTCTACACAAACCATTGTGTTAGATCTACAACCATCTCTGCTCTGGATGAAGCTGGAATACCCATTCATAGAATTATGCAGACTTCAGGCCACAGAAGCGAGAGCAGCGTTAAGTCGTATTGTGACAGACAAAGCCTGGAAAAGTACAAAGAATCCTCCAATATTCTTGCTAGAGTTGGTCATGATTCGAAGGAGTCTACGTCCGGCGCGGTAGTCGGTGCTGTGAATAACATCGAAAATCTAACACAAAACAGTCAAAGCCACAATGTACAGAATGTAGTGGCTAATTTAAACCATTCTCCAACGCTTAACGTCCTTTCACGTGCAGAATTCAAAGACTGTCAAATCAAcataaacattacaaagaaGTAA